One Urechidicola croceus genomic window, AGGATGTCTAGGTTTCCAATATTGACCAAAAAAGTTTGTTTTCTTATGCTTAAAGTGAAATTCTTTGTGAGTCATTATTGAATTTTAAGTTTTTGACCTATTAGTATTTTATTCGATGCCAGATTGTTAATGTCCTTTAACTTATCTACGGTTAAATTGTAAATCTTAGAAATAGAATATAAAGTATCGCCATATTTTACTAAATGTGAATTCGATTCGTCTAAAACAGTTATTGAAATTTCTTGTCCTATATATAATGTTGAGTTTGGATCTAAGTTGTTTAAATCACAAATATCCTTTACACTAGAACCATAATTTCTGGAGAGGCTTGTAAGAGTCTCGCCATGTTCAATTTTGTGTTTTATTAAGCCAGAATTTTTAGTATTGGTATGAGTATTAGATTTGTTAGAATAAGTTGTTTTTTTAAATGGGTTATTATAAATTATTTCTCCTGTTTTTTTTGACATGTAAGCCTCTTTTCCATCTAAAAGAATTGTTTCGTATTCTTCTTGAGAAAAAGTAAGTACAGATGTTAGCAATAATAAAATAGTGATTTTTAATTTCATCTTTTCCAGTAATTTGATTATGTAAACAATATTAAAATTTTCTGTAATCAAAAACAATAAATATGTTTAAGAATTAGTATTTAGTAAGACCTCACGC contains:
- a CDS encoding LysM peptidoglycan-binding domain-containing protein, which codes for MKLKITILLLLTSVLTFSQEEYETILLDGKEAYMSKKTGEIIYNNPFKKTTYSNKSNTHTNTKNSGLIKHKIEHGETLTSLSRNYGSSVKDICDLNNLDPNSTLYIGQEISITVLDESNSHLVKYGDTLYSISKIYNLTVDKLKDINNLASNKILIGQKLKIQ